The DNA sequence CAGGAATGGCTTCAAGGTTTGGCTTTTGTAGCCCGCCATTTCAAGCCAAAACGCCATGTGAGTTGTCATATTCAGTGTGAACAACAACATTTATTTTCATGGATTAATTTTGCTAACAGATTATTCACGTTTGGAAGATaaagttatcttattttatgttcattaattatctttaaaaataataagtatataattttaaatgttatatacataaaattataattaaattagtatttttacCTGTAATAATATTAAgggaatataaattttttaaaactacaATTCACTTTGTTTTGACAATATAGATTATGCAtagcacaaaaaatttataaaatcaaattactTTTACGAAAAGTTGTAGGTTGATAAAAGTCTTTAACTAAGAAGACCAAGGTATTTATagatagaaaatcaaataataaaatttttagttattattttttatgaaaaagtctaatttttataataattaattttaacatttgttatctaaaatttaaaacaatttaacatatatatttttatatttaattaggtGTTTATTGTTAAGTCTGTTgcacaaatataaataattaatttttatacttgttatttaaaaataataatttttctttttatgtatataaaaatataattagatattagcataaaaaaattatactaatagttataaaattaactcaaattaatttttttaaaataattaaatcttgattctaacttttaattataacattagtattctctccaaattatatgtaataaatatcttaaagaagagaatgaaaataTAGATTAGAAAGATAAGTGGTAAAacttaaaactaaataaaaaactaaaaaattatgtatataatagcaataataataatattttttatttaaattatattattttgttaattttattttctctagaagagaaagatagaaaaaatagagaatgagagaaaagagagaaaaaaataaagatgaagaatgagaGTGAGAGCgagagtttgttaattttggaaaaaaaattattttaattgtaaaaaaatatcgaatgacatattttgatttgccaaattactaatataaaatataaattatatacaGAGTAAAAATAGTatagagaaatagaaaaatagagaGAGGTAGATGGGAGAATTTAAAAAGagagtttattaatttaaaaaaaaaatattttttctgtCTCAATTTTAATAAGGGAGTGTCATATAACACATTTGAGTAATAAATTagatagtaatatatgatacataatataggtatatttcaattttaattttaattaattaaagaatgttatgttacatattttgattgtcaaaagagtaattagtcattgataatgatatataaaatagatagagTGGTTGAAGGAATGAGATAAATAGAGAAAGGAAGAGGGAGGAGAGGAGAACTCTCTTTAATGTTggaggaaaagatttgatttcaattgcAATGAGGAAGTGACATGTGACATATTTtgattgtaaaattagtaaggaGAAGGGaagaattctttaattttggaggaaaatatttgatttcaattgcAACGAGAGAATGGTATGTGACACATTTtgattgtaaaattagtaaggaGGAGAGGATAATTTCTtaattttggagagaaaaatTTGATTCTAATTACAATGAAAGAGTGATATGTGACatattttattgtaaaaattagagatatataatagataataaattaTTGTCTTTTTAACATtattgttaatatatatattatgttaatGACATTTTGAAATAACGGAATGTTACATGGGCAATGTATTAATAAGAAGTGAAAGAAAAATTGTGTTTTTCATATCATAAAATATTCAAAAGTAgattattttatacttttaagttttaatttttaaatttttttagttcatTAACAGAATCATATTTATATGATATAATTCAGTTGTTATATATTATCACATTACATATATATAAGGTATCGTGATGTGCAATAGTATCTCAGATTCATACATAGTGCACACAAATTCAACGAACTCTATTCactttataaatataatactcaaaactttatattataaaattttatttgaatcttTTTTCCAAACCACGCAGATATAGGTATGTCAAAGATCACACTCCTTGAACTAGCTAATCGTTTTTTACTCAagtatctttttcttaattttgttgcattaggTTGTGGCTATGGACTTGAGAAATGAGCTTAGAGGTTCACGTGAAAGTTCAAAGGATTGGTATAAGTACGTGAGGCAAGGAGCGAGAACCATTCACCAACACAACCCTAATCTCTTAGTTGTTATCTCAGGCTTAGACTTCGACAAAGACTTCACGTTCTTGAAGAACAAGCCCCTTGACCTAAACTTCACCAAGAAGATAGTTTACGAGGCGCACTTGTACTCTTTTACCGGCGACACAGGCAGTTGGAGCCTACAACCGGTGAATCGGGTTTGCGCCTCTGTCCTGGAGTCGGTGCAAAATCTATGGGGATTTTTGATAGGCGGAAGCAACCCAGCACCAATGTTTGTGAGCGAATTCGGTTATGACATGACGGGTGAAAATGATGCGGACAACAAATACATCGTGTGCTTCAAGTCTTACCTTGCAGCGATGGACATGGATTGGAGCTTGTGGTCTTTTGGAGGAAGCTATTATTATCGACAAGGGAATGTTGGTGCTGATGAGAGCTATGCTGTTTTGACCCATGATTGGACACGTTATAGAGACCCTAAATTCCCACACAAGTTTCAACTTCTTCAATCTCTACTCCAAGGTACATACCCTAATCATCTACTTCATCTAATCATCTAATCCAGAAGTGTAGTGCTAATTAATGTGATATTGAAAGTATAATACCCACGCTATATTGGCCCTAGGATCACTCACTCATATAAACGACgctattatatttttcatctctcaAACTCACTAACACTCATAAAACAAAGGAGAGAATTTTCACAAATATACCCATTTCATTATGAACACACATACAATACACAAGGCATATGTGCTTTTATATAGGCAATGCTTcctactaaaataataatttatgaatCACAAATCAATTTTGTAATGACTACCATTTTATGACTTGGCTTCATGAATCTTTTTTCAACTTGCATTTATGTAGCTTCTATAATCTTctaatttcaattcaatttgattttgaattctTCAATGTTGTAGAATGTTGTAGTTATACTACTCTCTTGAATGTTCTTCAAAAATCTTCAAGCTTCCAACATTAGCTTCTAGCAATATCCAGCCATTTGATGATTATTGTATTCAACTCAAACTTTGCTTCTTCAATTCTTTAACCATGCTTCATGAAAATTCTAATCTATGCAAGTTGATAGATTGCACAAGAAGTTTGTAGAATCTTGGTGATGAACCATGAACTTGTAACCACTTTGAATTCAAATTGAATTTTGCCTTTGACTTTTCTAAACTTTTGTTACTTGCATACCtcttgatttaattttctaacATTGCCTCCCTTAAATCAAGCTTGTAGAGTTTATCATTCCAAGCATCTTCTTCAACTTGTAAAATAATTCGGTCTTCAATGGTTTTGTAAATATATCTGCAACTTGTTCTTCAGTTGGACAGTACTCGATCACAACTTCTTTTTCATTCACCAACTCTATGATTTTATGAATCCGAATATCAATATGCTTCGATCTTCCATGGAATACTGGATTTTTGCAAAGTGCAATAGCTGACTTGTTATCGCAAAATATTGTTGTTGGAGTATTTTGTTTCTCGTTCAATTCCTCAAGAATTCTTCTTAGCCAAACTGCTTGTGTTGCACAACTTGCTGCTGCTATATATTCTGCTTCTGCTGTAGATAGTGCTACTACTGGTTGTTTCTTTGACGACCATGAAATTGCACCAGAACTAAGATGAAATACAAACCCTGAAgtactttttcttgtttctaTATCTCCGGCCCAATCACTATCAATGTAGCCAACAAGGTTTACTTCATTagtattctcataataaattccATCATTTAAAGTACCTTTGATATATCGAAGAATTCTTTTTGCCGCTTGTAAATGGTTGGTACAAGGCTCCTCCATAAATCTGCTAAGCAAACCAACTCCAAACACAATATCTGGTCTAGTCGCAGTTAAGTACCTTAGACTTCCAATCAAGCTTTTGTAATATGTAGGATTCACTGTTCTTCCTTAATCTTCTCTCAGCAACTTGAACTTCTCTTCGACTGGAGTAGAAACTGGCTTTGAATGCTCCATCTGAAATTTCTTCAAAATATCATTTGCATATTTCTTCTGAGAAATGAAAATTCCATCATCTCTTTGAACCACTTCAATGCCAAGAAAGTAAGACATCATGTCCATATCCGTCATTTCAAAGTGCTTTATCATAGCCTCCCTGAATTCTGTAattatcttcaaattgttcccaGTAAAGATCAAATCATCAACATAAAGACACACGATCAAGATATCTCTAGGTTCAACGAACTTGATATAAAGAGTATGCTCGAACGGACATCTTCTAAAACCATTCTCAATGAAATAAGAATCAATCTTCTTGTACCATACTCTTGGTGCTTGCTTTAACCCGTACAAAGCTTTCTTCAATTTataaactttattttcttttccaagaacTTCATATCCTGTAGGTTGCTCAACATACACTTCTTCTTCTAAAGTGCCATTTAGAAATGCAgacttaacatccatttgatgtATCTTCCACTTATTTTGAGCCGAGAATGAAATAATCATACGAATAGTGTCTAATCTAGTAACAGGAGCAAATATTTCAAAGTAATCGATACCTGGTTTTTGTTTGTATCCATTTGCAACTAATCTTGCTTTGAAACGATCAACTTCACCATTGGGTTTGTACTTAGTCTTGTAAACCCCACTTTACTCCAATCGGCTTCTTATTTGCTGGTAAATCTGTCAGCTCCCATGTGTCATTTTTCTCAATGGCATGAATCTCCTCATCcattgctttcttccaattgttATCTTTAAAGGCTTCTTCAAAGTTCAACGGCTCACAATCTGAAAATAGAGCAAAATTTATGATTTCTTCATCAGTCGGATCGTTGTCATTGCCAACTTCATAATCTGCTAATCTAGCAGGTAGTCTCTGCTCTCTTTGAGGTCTTCTAGATGATTCAGGTTGTTCGGTTGCATCTGGTTgtctttcttcttcatcatcacaTGTATTTGAAATTACAATCGGATGTTTTTCTGTCTTTGTGTCCCAGTTCCACATGTCTTTCTCGTCGAACGTCACATCTCTGCTGATGattactttctttgtttctggATTGTACAACTTGTATGCTTTTGAGTCTGTGCTATAGCCAATAAAGATACACTTCTTGCCTTTGTCATCTAACTTCTTCCTTAATTGATCTGGTACGTGGGCATAAGCAATACACCCAAAGACTCTGAAATGATGAATGGAAGGCCGCTTTCCACTCCAAGCTTCCTCTGGAGTTTTATCACGAACATTTTTTGTTGGACACCTGTTTAAAATATGAACTGCTGTTGCGACTGCTTCTGCCCAAAACTCTTTAGGCATTTGTTTTGACTTGAGCATGCATCTGACCATCTCCATGATGGTTCTGTTCTTTCTTTCAGCAACtccattttgttgaggagtGTATCTAGTTGTTAGTTGGTGTTGAATTCCGTGTTGCTTAAAGTATTCTGAACACGCAAGATATTCTGTTCCTCTGTCTGTTTTGAGAATTTTGATTTTACAGCCACTTTGTTTTTTGACAAACGCCTTGAATGTCTTAAAGACATCACATGCTTCTGATTTTTGCTTCAGAAAGTATACCCATGTATATCTActaaaatcatcaataaaagtgaTAAAGTACCTGCTACCACCATTACTTGGAACTTCTACAGAACAAAGATCTGAATGCACAATTTCAAGTAATCTTCTAGCTCTCCAAGACTTTCCTGTAGGGAATGGATCTCTGTGCTTCTTTCCCAGTTGACAAATCTCACAAACACAATTGGGAATATGAATCCGTGGTAGACCAGAAACAAGTCCTTTTCTTGACAGGTAGTTTAGGCCAGAAAAATGAAAGTGGCCAAACCGCATATGCCACAACCAGTTATCATCAAGTATCACAGAACTCATGCAAGAGGGATTAACATGTTGAATTTTTAACGGAAACATTCTGTTTGAAGTCATCTTTGCTTTATCAATGAACCTTCCATTGTTGTCAAATACAGTACAATATCCACGATAAGTTATCATCTTATATCCCTTCTTAGATAATTGCCCCATACTCAGTAAATTGTAATAAAGTTCAGGAGCATAGAAAACATCAGAAATATAACTCAGAGAACCATCTTTCAATCTAATTGGTATGTGCCCTTTTCCTTCAATAGGGATCTTTGTACTATTACCAAACTTCAATAATAGTTTAACTGAATCATCTAATGAAGAAAATAATTCCTTTCTACCAGACATATGATTACTGCAAGCATTATCCAAGTACCATATATTTTCATCTTCAGCACATGAATTACTTGTAAAAATAAAGTCTGAGTACCCGGATTATCATCAGTATTTTGATGCTGATTTTCTGCAACGTGTGCTTGATTGTTATTCACCATTTTGAATATGCAATCTGCTGCTTTGTGTCCATACTTTTCACAATGAAAGCAGTTGAAATTGGTTCTTTCTTGATGAAAATTTTCTCGACCTCTTCCTCGGTTGACAGGCCTGAAATTCGTTCCACCTCTTCCTTGATTAGGTGGTGTAAAATTATTGTAACTTCCTTGGTTGTAATTGCCACGACCTCTACCTCTGAAACTTCCTCTACCTCTACTTTGAAAATTAAAACCACGACCTCGTCCTTCTTGTGTACGGTTTGATTCTGCAACATTGTTGAAATTCACTCGGCTTTTCAGGGCTTCCTCAGTTGATTTTTCTGACTTCTCCAATATTCTGTTAATGTGGCTTTCCATAGTTCCTTGCAACTCTGCAATCGTCATAGTATCCATATCGTGGGACTCTAGTATCGTAGTCACCACATGGTCATACTTCATCGGCATGGTGCGAAGAATTTTCTCCACTACTTTGCTATCGGGCATATCTTCTCCATAGACTCTCATCTTATTGACAAGATCTGTAACACGAGTAAAATATTGCTCAACAGTTTCTGAGCTAGACATCTCGTACCTTTTATATTCTCTTCTTAAAGACTGTAGCTTTGCTTTCTGAGCTTTATCTATGCCTTTGTATGACAGCTTCAACGTGTTCCATGCTTCCTTTGCACTTTTGGCATTTGCTATTTTGCCAAACACCGTATAATCTACTCCTTGATGAATTTGAGATAGCGCCAATTGATCTCTCCTCTGTTGGGCAGCATCTGCTCCTTCTTGCAAACCCGGTTCAATGAAATTCCACAGGTTCTGGGCATTCAAATGGGTAGACATCAAAGTCTCCCAATAACTATAATCGAGTTTCCCATCTAATTTGGGACCGGACCACACAATATTGAAAGTGTTTGCCATACCGACTCTATGAATCAACAACTATGTGAGAACTCTCCCACACCTCGCAAACTCTCACACACCAGGCGCTGGATTAAccagctctgataccaaatgaAAGTATAATACCCACGCTATATTGGCCCTAGGATCACTCACTCATATAAACGACGCtatcatatttttcatctcTCAAACTCACTAACACTCATAAAACAAGGGAGAGAATTTTCACAAACATACCCATTTCATTATGAACACACATACAATACACAAGGCATATgtgcctttatataggcaatGCTTCCTActcaaataataatttatgaatCACAAATCAATTTTGTAATGACTACCATTTTATGACTTGGCTTCATGAATCTTCTTTCAACTTGCATTTATGTAGCTTCTATAATCTTctaatttcaattcaatttgattttgaattctTCAATGTTGTAGAATGTTGTAGTTATACTACTCTCTTGAATGTTCTTAAAAAATCTTCAAGCTTCCAACATTAGCTTCTAACAATATCTAGCCATTTGATGATTATTGTATTCAACTCAAACTTTGCTTCTTCAATTCTTTAACCATGCTTCATGAAAATTCTAATCTATGCAAGTTGATAGATTGCACAAGAAGTTTGTAGAATCTTTGTGATGAACCATGAACTTGTAACCACTTTGAATTCAAATTGAATTTTGCCTTTGACTTTTCTAAACTTTTGTTACTTGCATACCtcttgatttaattttctaacAGATATTCCGATGCAGATCCAACTTCTAACCTTTCAAAGTCCCAGATCCTGTTCCATCCTTTGAGCGGTAACTGCACGCACGTGAGCAGCAAGAAGGAACTTGAATTTGGTGACTGCAAGAACCATGTTCGGTGGAGTTTCGAAGGAGATAATAATGGAGCCCCAATCAGAATGATGGACTCTCCTCTGTGTCTGAAGGCAACTGGTGAAGGCCTTCCTCCAACACTCTCAAAGGATTGCTTGTCACCACAGAGTTCTTGGAGATTTGTTTCGGTGACGGGTCTTCATTTGGCCACCAAAAATAAGAATGGGGAACTTTTGTGCTTGGACACTGATTCTCATTCTTCTAAGTTAGTCACCGAAAAATGCATCTGCATTGATGACGATGATTCTGCTTGTTTGGATAATCCCCAAAACCAGTGGTTCCAGCTTCTTACAACCAACGTCTAGTTAAATTAAATACTTTGGGATTAGCATTAGTTCTTATTGTTAATGGCACCTATGCCATATTAGCATAATCGTAATAATAAATCTATCTATTCTCTTTCTCTATATCTCGATTTCTTAGATTAATATGAGACGTATTCAAACCAAGTGGATGATCTCGAACTAAACTGATTTAATAAGACGGGTCATGAACTCCTTTGTCATCGTATTATATCCATGACTTCTTTAGATCTTGGAATATCATCGTATTATATCCATGACTACTTGACCAGGCCAAAATATGAGTTCTCCTACTCATTCTAAAGATCAAAActcaacaattttttttaagatgaATATTCTGTTTTTATAccaaattaataactaaaaactattaaataatttgatatatttaattaaatttttatcaaataatttttaattatcaattttatgTTAAGATATGAGTAGGtgatttttcactttttctaaTGACATGATATCCAATTAGTTTTTGTCGCATCCAAATTGGACATTATACAACTCCTGAACTCCATAAAAACACACAACATTGGGCCTATCAACCATCCACCGCATGTGGTATAAGTGACGCAAACAACACATTAGTCGGCCTTAAGTTTCACGCCATAATATTGGGCTTTAATTTTACGCAACCCTCGATATCCAGTTTAAAGACGACGCTGTTTGGACTTAAATTTACGCTAACAACAATGTATATAATGGACTCACATTGGTCTCACAGTATCAGTTGGAAGCTATTCTGCTATGATCCATTGAATCACTCCAACAGCTAAGACAATATTCAATTCTAATTACATGAAATGGAATAGTCctttttgtgtctctattttCAACTTCCAGCATTCCTGCTCCGTAAGCAAAGCGATGGCGGGAATAAGTTGTTATTTTTGGTACATATAGATATAGATATGGATATGAATATACTCATTTGActtctctctgttcttcttaGCTTGTCAACAAACAACAATCATTAATAGAACTTACCTTTGTTGACTACTAAATCAAACAATTGAATCCAAAACAACTACCATAGTCAAAATAAAATCAACCCACCTAAAAATACACGTGATCCATAGGGCGACAAAAATAATCACACGGTTACTATTATCTCAAATCAAGTTGCCAGGTGGCAAAAGCTAAGCCGCTGATAATGTAGCAAATTTTGGGCCCCACAGAATTATTACCCGCCAACTTAAAAGATTCTTGTGTGCACACTCAGACTCAACAAAACAAACTtttctatcttatcttcttctgtttattttgttttctctccctctttctctctctctctctcttgcaCTTTTTCAAACCCCTGCGTTTGCAAAACCCAAAAGGGTGGTGCCTTAAAAAACCGAACTTTCTTTACGTTTTGTGGGTAGGGAAAGTTCGGTGCAAACAATTACAATGGGGGAACAACAGGAGAAGCAAGAGAGGGCGGTGCTTATGGTGGAGGACGAAGAAAAGGACGGGTTGTTGGAGGGAATGGCGGTTTTGGACTTCGACATGCTGTGCTCCTCTGTGGCGTTGAGAACCTCGCATCGGAATTGGGGGAAGCTTGGGAGGGTTGTtgggaatgatgatgatgatgaagaacaaaatGGTGGAGAGTTTGGCGGGGTTTTGAGGATGTGGGAAGGTGAACTCCTTGATTGTTTCGATGATCGTCGCATTCTTCTTGAATCCACATGGTAGGTAATTTTATCACAAAAGTTGCAAATTGTGTACATCAACGTACAGCTTTATTATT is a window from the Arachis stenosperma cultivar V10309 chromosome 3, arast.V10309.gnm1.PFL2, whole genome shotgun sequence genome containing:
- the LOC130966946 gene encoding glycosyl hydrolase 5 family protein-like translates to MKMLCKVSVLLLFLATLTCYCNALPLSTHKRWIIDDATGKRVKFTCAHWVAHAKPMVAEGLDQLPLNDIVKQFPERGFNCVRLSYATYMFTRYANVSIGETLRSLDIPERVAAIEKHNPWVLNMTHLQAYDAVVDALDKQGVMMLIDNHVSMPKWCCDRQDQNGFFNDRHFQPQEWLQGLAFVARHFKPKRHVVAMDLRNELRGSRESSKDWYKYVRQGARTIHQHNPNLLVVISGLDFDKDFTFLKNKPLDLNFTKKIVYEAHLYSFTGDTGSWSLQPVNRVCASVLESVQNLWGFLIGGSNPAPMFVSEFGYDMTGENDADNKYIVCFKSYLAAMDMDWSLWSFGGSYYYRQGNVGADESYAVLTHDWTRYRDPKFPHKFQLLQSLLQDPTSNLSKSQILFHPLSGNCTHVSSKKELEFGDCKNHVRWSFEGDNNGAPIRMMDSPLCLKATGEGLPPTLSKDCLSPQSSWRFVSVTGLHLATKNKNGELLCLDTDSHSSKLVTEKCICIDDDDSACLDNPQNQWFQLLTTNV